From Nitrospirota bacterium, the proteins below share one genomic window:
- a CDS encoding type II toxin-antitoxin system VapC family toxin, which yields MAEKIVVDSSVLVKWVKTKDETLVREARALLAEVEKLSLDVHVPALLLYEIGNILLLKTSLDATALDDALEHLERLPFTVAPPAMPLLKRAASLGRKWGLTFYDASFVALAVELDCPFITADRRLFDRTHSLSRVRHLSRVGSLA from the coding sequence ATGGCCGAAAAGATCGTCGTTGACTCCTCGGTGCTGGTCAAGTGGGTGAAAACGAAGGACGAAACGCTGGTCAGGGAGGCGCGTGCCCTGCTCGCCGAGGTGGAGAAGCTGTCTCTTGATGTGCATGTCCCGGCACTGCTTCTGTACGAGATCGGGAACATCCTGCTCTTGAAGACCAGCCTTGACGCCACGGCGCTGGATGATGCCCTCGAGCATCTGGAGCGTCTACCGTTTACTGTCGCTCCGCCGGCCATGCCTCTCCTGAAACGGGCTGCCAGTCTGGGTCGCAAATGGGGTCTCACCTTCTACGATGCCTCGTTCGTAGCGCTCGCCGTTGAGCTCGACTGCCCCTTCATCACGGCCGATCGCCGCCTCTTCGACCGTACCCACTCTTTGTCACGCGTTCGTCACCTCTCCCGCGTCGGCTCACTCGCTTGA
- the cas2 gene encoding CRISPR-associated endonuclease Cas2: MEELTTYVLYDIPDDGVRTKIADVCKDYGLERVQFSAFCGPLTRNKREELFLRLGDTLGDRTGKILLQPVCQKDVTVSLRIENEETGAEPESAQTDAPGERPEAV, encoded by the coding sequence ATGGAGGAACTGACCACGTATGTGTTGTACGACATTCCCGACGATGGCGTTCGGACCAAGATTGCCGATGTCTGCAAAGACTACGGGCTCGAGCGCGTTCAATTCAGTGCGTTTTGCGGCCCGCTTACGCGTAATAAGCGAGAGGAACTCTTTCTCCGGCTTGGAGACACGTTAGGAGACCGCACCGGGAAGATCCTCCTGCAGCCTGTTTGCCAGAAGGATGTGACGGTCAGTTTACGGATCGAGAATGAGGAGACCGGCGCCGAGCCCGAATCAGCCCAAACTGATGCTCCGGGTGAACGACCTGAAGCAGTATGA
- the cas4 gene encoding CRISPR-associated protein Cas4 yields MLRVNDLKQYDYCPRVVYYQYVMPVERKATFKMEHGKSAEARLDALERRRGVRRYKLPDGQRHFHVWLTSDTLGLSGKLDLLIESSTGWYPVDFKETTGPARSNHLLQLCGYAMLVEEAYQCSVPRGFIYLIPGNRIEPVELTDELRAETLRALDRIQEMILLQRVPEATEVRARCTDCEYRNYCGDVF; encoded by the coding sequence ATGCTCCGGGTGAACGACCTGAAGCAGTATGACTACTGCCCGCGCGTCGTGTATTACCAGTACGTCATGCCGGTCGAGCGGAAGGCGACCTTCAAGATGGAGCATGGCAAGTCGGCTGAAGCACGACTGGATGCGTTGGAGCGACGGCGGGGTGTGCGCCGTTATAAGCTGCCCGATGGCCAGCGTCATTTTCATGTGTGGCTGACTTCCGACACTCTGGGGCTGTCCGGCAAGCTGGACTTGCTGATTGAATCGTCAACCGGCTGGTATCCGGTCGATTTCAAGGAGACGACCGGTCCTGCGCGATCGAATCATCTCTTGCAACTGTGCGGATACGCCATGCTGGTCGAGGAAGCGTATCAGTGTTCGGTTCCTCGTGGATTCATCTACCTGATTCCAGGGAATCGAATCGAGCCCGTCGAGCTGACCGACGAGCTCAGGGCTGAAACGCTCCGCGCCCTGGATCGTATTCAAGAGATGATCCTGTTGCAGCGCGTCCCGGAAGCGACCGAGGTTCGAGCCCGTTGCACGGACTGCGAGTATCGCAACTATTGTGGGGACGTGTTTTGA
- the cas1 gene encoding CRISPR-associated endonuclease Cas1, whose translation MSAQAPEPNPLPRIHPEVAAPEPARELPPTQINLFTGEPEAVVVPIETEPPDGEERIIDEGIRMVKTGDTSQVVLSGFGMFLSKKSERLLVRQNKTVIYEFPFFRLSEVVVASRGVTLSSDLIEELCQRGIRLSFLTSGGKPYAMLSSPMLTATVISRREQLAAIADERGVEFAKSIVTGKLTNQERLLRYFGKYLKQADPERFARVDRVADQLADLRPAVERIAGLCIDDVRDSLMGYEGTAGRLYWDGIKEIIGQRAEFMGREHRGATDAVNALLNYGYGILYAQVWGAVLNAGLEPFAGFLHVDRPGKPSLVLDLVEEFRQPVVDRTVIAHINLGEAVTLKAGMLDEETRSRYAAKILERLESTETVKGKKYQIKSIIQMQARNLCTFLRREGDYKPFGFKW comes from the coding sequence ATGAGCGCACAAGCGCCTGAACCTAATCCCCTCCCTCGTATCCATCCTGAAGTTGCGGCGCCTGAGCCCGCGCGCGAGCTGCCTCCAACGCAGATCAATCTCTTTACCGGCGAGCCGGAAGCCGTAGTCGTACCGATTGAGACCGAGCCGCCGGACGGCGAGGAGCGGATCATCGATGAGGGTATCCGGATGGTCAAGACCGGCGACACGTCGCAGGTGGTGTTGTCCGGGTTCGGGATGTTTCTGTCGAAGAAGAGCGAGCGGTTGCTGGTCCGTCAGAACAAGACCGTCATCTATGAATTTCCCTTTTTCCGGTTGAGCGAGGTGGTGGTAGCCTCGCGCGGCGTGACGCTCTCCTCCGACTTGATCGAAGAGTTGTGCCAGCGCGGCATCCGACTCAGCTTTCTCACGAGCGGCGGCAAACCGTATGCGATGCTGTCCTCCCCGATGCTGACCGCGACGGTGATTTCGCGGCGGGAACAGTTGGCTGCGATCGCGGACGAGCGAGGCGTCGAGTTCGCGAAGTCGATCGTCACCGGCAAGCTGACCAATCAGGAACGGCTGCTCCGCTATTTCGGCAAGTACCTGAAGCAGGCCGACCCGGAACGCTTTGCGCGCGTGGATCGGGTCGCCGACCAACTCGCGGACTTGCGGCCGGCGGTCGAGCGGATCGCGGGCTTATGCATCGATGACGTGCGGGATTCCCTGATGGGCTATGAGGGGACCGCCGGACGCCTGTATTGGGATGGCATCAAGGAGATCATTGGTCAGCGCGCGGAGTTCATGGGGCGCGAGCATCGGGGCGCGACCGACGCCGTCAATGCTCTGCTGAACTATGGGTATGGCATTCTATACGCGCAGGTGTGGGGCGCGGTCTTGAATGCCGGGCTGGAACCCTTCGCCGGATTTCTCCATGTGGATCGCCCGGGGAAGCCATCGTTGGTCCTGGATCTGGTCGAGGAATTTCGGCAACCGGTCGTGGATCGGACCGTGATCGCCCATATCAATCTCGGCGAAGCCGTCACGCTGAAGGCCGGCATGCTGGATGAGGAGACCCGCTCGCGGTATGCGGCCAAGATTCTGGAACGCCTGGAATCCACCGAGACGGTGAAAGGCAAGAAGTACCAGATCAAGTCCATTATCCAGATGCAGGCGCGGAATCTGTGCACGTTCTTGCGTCGAGAAGGAGACTATAAGCCGTTTGGGTTTAAGTGGTGA
- a CDS encoding GGDEF domain-containing response regulator, giving the protein MKVLLVEDNPIDARKAQEMLAKAGGGQITVTHVERLSTALRRLARESFDAIMVDLTLVDTHGLDTLSLIQAALARMPIVVLSDKPDESLERQTIQHGAQDFLVKSQWSGDQLARALRHAVERKRAEQNLAYLAQYDPLTALANRALFQDRMSRALAMSKRKKQEVGIVMLGLDRFKEVNQTLGREKGDALLKMTADRLRQCMREVDTVARLGGDEFTILLEGINCKADMDIVAKRVLGLFAKPFELDVQPTTVTASLGITVYPLDPHEIHELLAHAEQAMDQAKEQGGNTYRFYEPA; this is encoded by the coding sequence ATGAAAGTGTTGCTCGTTGAAGACAACCCGATCGACGCCAGGAAGGCCCAGGAAATGCTTGCCAAGGCAGGAGGCGGGCAGATCACAGTCACGCACGTTGAGCGGCTGAGCACCGCCTTGCGCCGCCTGGCCAGAGAATCCTTTGACGCGATTATGGTGGATCTGACGCTCGTGGACACGCACGGGCTGGACACCTTAAGCCTGATTCAGGCGGCGCTCGCGCGGATGCCGATCGTCGTCCTGAGCGACAAACCGGATGAGAGCTTGGAGCGCCAGACGATCCAACACGGAGCGCAGGATTTTTTGGTCAAGAGCCAGTGGAGCGGGGACCAACTGGCGCGCGCGCTGCGCCACGCCGTCGAGCGGAAACGGGCGGAGCAGAACCTGGCGTATCTGGCCCAATACGATCCGTTGACGGCTCTGGCCAACCGCGCGCTGTTCCAGGATCGCATGAGCCGGGCGCTGGCCATGAGCAAGCGCAAAAAGCAGGAGGTGGGCATCGTCATGCTCGGCCTCGATCGTTTCAAGGAGGTCAATCAGACGCTGGGCCGCGAGAAAGGCGACGCGTTGCTCAAGATGACGGCCGACCGGTTGCGGCAATGCATGCGCGAGGTGGACACGGTTGCGCGCCTGGGGGGAGACGAGTTCACCATCCTGCTGGAAGGCATCAACTGCAAGGCCGACATGGACATCGTCGCCAAGCGGGTTCTGGGACTCTTCGCCAAACCGTTCGAGCTGGACGTGCAGCCGACGACGGTCACGGCCAGCCTCGGCATCACGGTCTATCCGCTGGACCCTCACGAGATCCACGAGTTGCTGGCCCACGCGGAACAGGCGATGGACCAGGCGAAGGAGCAGGGCGGCAACACCTACCGGTTTTATGAACCGGCCTGA
- a CDS encoding OmpA family protein: MQKPTPSQVASGGIAPAIVGPSKDMKDIYIVAGVVLILAVIIGVFWVYSPPGEPITTPGASDKLETAQVSSALWTPATSLPEPAMPDPAVSAEPDVLHADVYFEVGRKGLTDEGKALLQHQAEFLKSHPDYGVLVQGSTDQQGSASYNKTLGLKRAESVKQFLVGVGVPDTTIKIVSLGEEGALCADISDICRKINRRVHLELRRIGKEHLILTSPTVTEAIQEPTSIPSEAQANSESDLGTDGLRNEGEAVSKTESVQEPVLSH, from the coding sequence ATGCAGAAACCCACTCCATCACAAGTCGCGTCCGGGGGCATTGCCCCTGCGATTGTCGGACCGAGCAAGGACATGAAAGACATCTACATCGTGGCCGGGGTCGTCCTGATCCTGGCCGTGATCATCGGCGTCTTCTGGGTCTATTCGCCGCCGGGCGAGCCCATCACCACGCCGGGCGCGTCGGACAAGCTGGAGACGGCGCAAGTCTCCAGCGCGCTCTGGACACCCGCCACGTCCCTGCCCGAGCCGGCTATGCCAGACCCGGCCGTGAGCGCCGAGCCGGACGTCCTCCACGCCGACGTCTACTTCGAGGTCGGCCGCAAGGGCTTGACCGACGAAGGCAAGGCCCTGCTTCAGCACCAGGCCGAGTTTCTGAAGAGCCACCCGGATTATGGCGTCCTCGTTCAGGGCTCTACCGACCAACAGGGCTCGGCGAGCTACAACAAGACGCTCGGCCTGAAGCGGGCGGAATCGGTGAAGCAGTTTCTCGTCGGCGTAGGCGTACCGGACACGACCATCAAGATCGTGAGTCTGGGGGAAGAGGGTGCGCTCTGCGCGGACATCAGTGATATCTGTCGCAAGATAAACCGGCGCGTCCATCTGGAACTGCGCCGCATCGGCAAGGAGCACCTTATCCTGACTTCGCCGACGGTAACTGAGGCGATCCAGGAGCCGACTTCGATCCCTTCCGAAGCACAGGCCAACTCAGAAAGCGATCTCGGCACAGACGGGCTGCGGAACGAGGGGGAGGCGGTTTCCAAGACCGAATCGGTTCAGGAGCCGGTTCTCTCTCACTGA
- a CDS encoding ribbon-helix-helix protein, CopG family produces MAKVMVSLPDEFLKKVDRAADAQDRSRSELIREALRSHLSGEGSRRRSWKDALAPLRELEQQWVGQWDSTDIIRYYRESRYGRKDRR; encoded by the coding sequence ATGGCTAAGGTCATGGTTTCTCTTCCAGACGAATTTCTGAAAAAGGTGGACCGTGCTGCTGATGCCCAGGACCGGTCCCGCAGCGAGTTGATCCGTGAGGCATTGCGCTCGCACTTGAGCGGGGAAGGCAGTCGCCGTCGCTCCTGGAAAGACGCGCTGGCCCCGCTGCGGGAGCTCGAGCAGCAATGGGTCGGCCAGTGGGATTCGACGGATATCATCCGCTATTACCGCGAGAGCCGGTATGGCCGAAAAGATCGTCGTTGA
- a CDS encoding transposase, which yields MVCFDEWGPLEVKPIGGTAWARLRRPRRMRATYRRLQGTEQFLGFYDVHADCLGGVFRKHKRLPELCEAFRRLRACYPRQRLLVIMDNLHNTHDHPRFLALLRRLRIHPVWTPTEASWLNLIEAPFGVLKRFTLRQTDDPSHLVRRRRIDRYLRYRHRKLGLLRHPLNRIRSIRPIKLE from the coding sequence GTGGTCTGCTTCGACGAGTGGGGGCCGCTCGAGGTGAAACCCATCGGCGGGACCGCCTGGGCCCGGCTCCGTCGCCCGCGCCGGATGCGGGCGACCTATCGCCGTCTGCAGGGCACGGAGCAGTTTCTCGGGTTTTACGACGTGCATGCCGACTGCCTCGGCGGGGTCTTTCGCAAACACAAGCGCTTGCCCGAACTGTGCGAGGCGTTTCGGCGCCTGCGAGCCTGCTATCCGCGGCAGCGCCTGCTGGTCATCATGGACAACTTGCACAACACCCACGATCATCCCCGCTTCTTGGCCCTACTCCGCCGCCTGCGGATTCATCCGGTCTGGACCCCCACGGAGGCCTCGTGGCTCAACTTGATCGAGGCGCCGTTTGGCGTGCTCAAGCGCTTCACCCTGCGGCAGACCGATGACCCGAGTCACCTCGTCCGCCGCCGGCGCATTGACCGCTACTTGCGGTATCGTCATCGGAAGCTCGGTCTCTTGCGCCATCCGCTCAATCGCATTCGCTCAATTAGGCCTATTAAGTTGGAATGA
- a CDS encoding HEPN domain-containing protein, whose product MTGEHAAYRLRMATGFLGEAQQDVSLGRWRSAVDNAQLAAENGVKAVLSLTGPVGRTHAPTVPLREALARGEFPPEFTERLHRLIEHAEMLGHDVHVQTDYGDEAAGRTPWELFTENDARRAVAEAEQVV is encoded by the coding sequence ATGACCGGAGAGCACGCCGCCTATCGCCTGCGGATGGCCACCGGCTTTCTGGGTGAGGCGCAGCAGGATGTGAGCCTGGGCCGGTGGCGATCGGCCGTGGACAATGCCCAGCTCGCCGCCGAGAACGGTGTCAAGGCGGTGTTATCGCTCACAGGGCCCGTCGGTCGGACCCATGCGCCGACTGTGCCGCTCCGAGAGGCACTCGCCCGGGGAGAGTTTCCCCCTGAGTTCACCGAGCGACTTCACCGACTGATCGAGCACGCCGAGATGCTCGGTCACGACGTTCACGTCCAGACCGATTACGGAGACGAAGCGGCCGGACGCACGCCGTGGGAGCTGTTCACCGAAAACGATGCTCGCCGGGCCGTTGCGGAGGCGGAGCAGGTTGTGTAG
- a CDS encoding nucleotidyltransferase domain-containing protein encodes MELGQAKHEWLGEVVAALEQRLGSDLVAVVLFGSHARGDHWEESDWDLLVIARNLPASPFERSRGLRAWLPPARRAQVSLLAKTPQEFDAGVPSLWLDIALDGVVLYDPLNYATERLGRLRRLIDRMGLIRERRGHDLVWRWKRFPGFAWSFTWEQAS; translated from the coding sequence ATGGAATTGGGTCAGGCGAAACATGAATGGCTTGGCGAGGTGGTGGCCGCGCTGGAGCAGCGACTTGGTTCTGACCTGGTCGCGGTGGTGTTGTTCGGATCACACGCGCGGGGTGACCATTGGGAAGAAAGCGACTGGGACCTGTTGGTCATCGCTCGCAATCTTCCGGCGAGCCCCTTCGAACGCAGTCGCGGACTCCGAGCATGGCTCCCCCCGGCCCGTCGTGCCCAGGTATCGTTGCTTGCCAAGACGCCGCAGGAATTTGACGCCGGCGTTCCGAGCCTGTGGCTCGACATCGCCTTGGACGGCGTCGTGCTCTATGACCCGCTCAACTATGCTACCGAGCGGCTTGGTCGGCTACGACGATTGATCGACCGGATGGGGCTGATTCGTGAACGCCGGGGCCATGACCTAGTGTGGCGGTGGAAACGGTTTCCCGGATTCGCCTGGTCCTTCACGTGGGAGCAAGCTTCATGA
- the cas3 gene encoding CRISPR-associated helicase Cas3', whose translation MSEFDAATYSQSFRKVSGWVPFDYQIDVARSLFNGSNVVLRAPTGAGKTWSVLAPFLFPSWNNQPMRLIYVLPLRTLAQGIYREALDAAKRLGLAIESQQDSQGREMVSPFVTLQTGEQPDDRFFDRGRIIVTTYDQLLSGFLCSPYGLSDRLHNVNAAAVAGSLVVFDEFHLMEPHRAFLTAVAGLRLFQHLSQTVWMTATATQPLQQMLQDALRAVPIPANDAEMRELLASLPSVSQVTRRITLESTRMSADAILAHHERRSLVLLNTVGRAQAMFEALRHAIEARKLGVPLLLLHSRFFKEDRRAKEAQLRSLFGRGTQGPAILVATQVVEAGLDISCDHLHTEICPMNALVQRAGRCARFEGEEGTVHVYPLPEEEHAWLPYGDQQSENGTLTRTRALLERVGNGIMDPLQASEWVREVHGPDDEIALQEGWMPRLEECLRRIEQNAIVRDPKRVADLIRGDDTDSVRVIINDEAHRPESPGQREALSLSRRSLYRLFQTGHQNLGWFWDGSEESPWKPLQSGEDLQQTYVVCLRPLVAAYDEQIGLRLGIAGSRESPPRSEPKRPGHAPLRAESWSDHAQRVVAEARARLTREGYQNGLLGRGFQRRYGLNAQNMAEAVQACSRLHDLGKLQETWQRWAEAAQKARNPAYSHVVPLAHTDFDPEKPEDREQERNLGIKRPPHAAASAFYSGAFLARLLPSLADDDRTRVASACAAAVLAHHGGWLPDGLDLGIVPLCSNWEQAVENVLGWHPDRTMVQSLCVRPDKRGSLEALLRIAAGSDSLKDWWPLVAYLTRTLRLSDQRATAEGASHE comes from the coding sequence ATGAGCGAGTTTGACGCAGCAACATATTCTCAATCCTTCCGAAAGGTATCTGGTTGGGTTCCTTTCGATTACCAGATCGATGTTGCACGCAGCCTCTTTAACGGAAGCAATGTGGTTCTTCGTGCTCCAACAGGAGCCGGAAAGACATGGTCAGTCTTAGCGCCGTTTCTCTTTCCCTCCTGGAATAATCAACCGATGCGCCTGATTTACGTCCTACCCCTCAGAACGTTGGCGCAAGGCATCTATCGCGAGGCTCTCGATGCGGCCAAACGGCTCGGGCTAGCAATCGAGAGCCAACAGGACTCACAAGGCCGTGAAATGGTCTCGCCCTTCGTCACATTGCAGACTGGCGAGCAACCTGACGATCGGTTCTTTGATCGGGGAAGGATCATTGTCACGACCTACGACCAGCTTTTAAGCGGGTTTCTCTGTAGCCCATACGGGCTCTCGGATCGGCTCCACAATGTGAATGCTGCCGCTGTGGCTGGGTCACTTGTCGTATTCGACGAATTCCATTTGATGGAGCCGCACAGGGCATTCCTCACCGCCGTGGCGGGACTGCGCCTGTTTCAGCATTTGAGCCAAACCGTCTGGATGACGGCGACCGCCACGCAGCCACTTCAACAAATGTTGCAAGACGCCCTGAGGGCAGTTCCCATCCCGGCGAACGACGCAGAGATGCGTGAGCTTCTGGCATCGCTTCCCAGTGTGTCCCAGGTGACCCGGCGCATCACGCTCGAATCCACGCGCATGTCCGCCGATGCGATCCTTGCGCACCACGAGAGGCGCTCGCTTGTTTTGCTGAACACCGTTGGCCGTGCGCAAGCCATGTTTGAGGCGTTGCGGCACGCTATCGAGGCGCGGAAACTCGGAGTGCCTCTCCTGCTCCTTCATTCCCGCTTCTTCAAAGAGGATCGGCGCGCAAAAGAAGCACAGCTTCGATCTCTCTTTGGGAGAGGAACGCAAGGCCCTGCCATTCTAGTGGCGACCCAGGTGGTGGAAGCAGGGCTCGACATATCATGTGACCATCTCCACACAGAGATCTGTCCGATGAACGCACTGGTTCAACGGGCGGGGCGCTGCGCTCGGTTCGAGGGCGAAGAAGGTACTGTTCATGTTTACCCCCTACCAGAGGAAGAACACGCTTGGTTGCCGTACGGTGACCAGCAATCCGAAAACGGCACATTGACGCGGACACGCGCGTTGCTGGAAAGAGTGGGGAACGGGATTATGGACCCTCTTCAGGCTTCGGAATGGGTTCGTGAGGTTCACGGACCCGATGACGAGATTGCCTTGCAGGAAGGCTGGATGCCACGGCTTGAGGAGTGTCTGAGACGAATCGAGCAGAATGCGATCGTGCGTGACCCCAAACGGGTAGCCGATCTTATCCGGGGCGATGACACCGATTCGGTGCGCGTGATCATCAACGATGAAGCACACCGACCTGAGAGTCCTGGGCAGCGAGAAGCGCTGTCCTTGTCGCGCCGGTCGCTGTATCGGCTCTTCCAGACCGGACATCAGAACCTTGGATGGTTCTGGGATGGCTCAGAGGAGAGCCCATGGAAGCCTTTGCAATCAGGCGAGGATCTTCAACAAACCTATGTAGTTTGCTTAAGGCCGCTGGTCGCGGCTTACGACGAGCAAATAGGGCTTCGACTTGGAATTGCGGGGAGTCGGGAGAGCCCACCCCGATCAGAGCCGAAGCGCCCTGGCCACGCGCCTCTTCGTGCCGAATCCTGGAGTGACCATGCTCAGCGGGTTGTCGCGGAGGCACGAGCCAGGCTTACACGGGAAGGGTATCAAAATGGCCTTCTAGGCAGAGGCTTCCAGAGGCGCTACGGTCTGAATGCGCAAAATATGGCGGAAGCTGTTCAGGCCTGTTCGCGGCTGCATGATTTGGGAAAGCTTCAAGAGACCTGGCAGCGTTGGGCCGAGGCAGCCCAGAAGGCAAGAAACCCTGCCTATAGTCACGTCGTGCCCTTGGCTCATACCGATTTTGACCCGGAGAAGCCAGAAGATCGCGAGCAAGAGCGTAACCTTGGCATCAAACGGCCTCCCCATGCAGCGGCAAGCGCCTTCTACAGTGGGGCGTTTCTGGCAAGGCTGCTCCCTTCTCTAGCCGACGACGACCGAACCCGCGTTGCTTCGGCGTGCGCTGCTGCAGTACTGGCGCATCACGGCGGGTGGCTGCCAGATGGCTTGGACCTGGGGATCGTTCCCCTTTGCTCCAACTGGGAGCAGGCTGTGGAGAATGTCCTCGGGTGGCACCCGGACCGAACCATGGTGCAAAGCCTTTGTGTCCGACCGGATAAGCGTGGCTCCCTGGAGGCGCTGCTAAGAATAGCCGCGGGCTCCGACTCTCTCAAGGATTGGTGGCCACTGGTCGCATACCTGACTCGCACGCTCCGCCTTTCCGACCAGCGTGCGACAGCCGAAGGAGCATCTCATGAGTGA
- a CDS encoding putative toxin-antitoxin system toxin component, PIN family, which yields MLDTNVCISGLLWTGIPHRLIRAAEVGELSPVTTPAIMNEMREALNRPKFAQRIHALNTSVGELMESLLGIVEVVQDTRIERVIEHDPDDDTILACAVASRAQWIVSGDEHLLALKEYRGIPILTPKAFWDRWSKSPR from the coding sequence GTGCTCGACACGAACGTCTGTATCTCTGGTCTCCTATGGACCGGCATTCCTCACCGTCTTATACGAGCAGCCGAGGTTGGAGAGCTTTCCCCAGTCACAACCCCGGCCATCATGAATGAGATGCGCGAGGCCCTGAACCGTCCTAAATTTGCCCAGAGGATTCATGCCTTAAACACTTCGGTCGGCGAATTGATGGAATCCTTGCTTGGCATTGTCGAGGTCGTACAGGACACTCGAATTGAACGGGTGATTGAACACGATCCCGACGATGACACAATCTTGGCCTGTGCTGTCGCCTCACGGGCACAGTGGATCGTTTCTGGCGATGAGCATCTGCTGGCATTGAAGGAGTATCGGGGCATTCCGATCCTGACTCCAAAAGCCTTCTGGGATCGGTGGTCGAAATCTCCACGGTGA
- a CDS encoding DevR family CRISPR-associated autoregulator, which yields MGTVRSLSLSARITLDLHSLNNEGTEGNQQQTRMVHIIDQKGQRAVVNAVSGDMFKHILVGHLVPLLEEANQPLSEPARRLDPDRITADAEFLQLAENHDGSNADLLTEVLTRCSLTDLAGALFVDAALPRKSCIEFGWVVGLPTDGNGAPLTTTEQYFHVKYAAERGGAAGEETTVGKQPIFHRPASSGIYALICNLDLYRIGLNDITQQYVIDAPGRQARARALVHSLVATLLKPAGAQRNTQNPHIVACEGVVAVSSTSLPAPTVSPLHDNYRDQIERAAAVLNGIKANGIAVLSFDTLADGVKVLAGVAADLQVPGA from the coding sequence ATGGGAACCGTACGCTCGCTTTCACTGTCTGCTCGGATCACGCTTGATCTTCATAGTCTGAACAACGAGGGAACCGAGGGAAACCAGCAGCAAACCCGAATGGTGCATATCATTGATCAGAAAGGCCAACGCGCTGTGGTGAACGCGGTGAGTGGCGACATGTTCAAGCATATCCTGGTGGGGCACTTGGTGCCGCTGCTCGAAGAGGCTAACCAACCTCTGTCAGAACCTGCCAGACGGCTGGATCCAGATCGTATCACGGCGGATGCTGAGTTCTTGCAACTCGCCGAAAACCACGACGGTTCAAATGCAGACCTGCTTACCGAGGTTCTCACACGATGCAGTTTAACCGATCTCGCTGGTGCTCTGTTCGTCGACGCCGCTCTTCCGCGCAAATCATGCATTGAGTTCGGTTGGGTGGTTGGGCTTCCGACAGATGGCAACGGAGCGCCGCTCACAACCACTGAACAGTACTTTCATGTGAAATACGCCGCCGAGCGAGGTGGTGCGGCAGGTGAGGAGACAACGGTGGGGAAGCAGCCTATTTTCCACCGACCCGCCTCCTCCGGCATCTACGCTCTCATCTGCAACCTGGACCTCTACCGCATCGGTCTCAACGATATCACGCAGCAGTACGTGATCGACGCTCCCGGAAGGCAGGCCAGAGCCAGGGCCCTCGTTCATTCACTGGTCGCAACCCTACTGAAGCCTGCTGGCGCCCAGCGGAACACCCAGAATCCGCACATCGTGGCATGCGAGGGGGTTGTTGCAGTTTCCAGCACTTCGCTGCCCGCGCCCACTGTGAGTCCCCTTCACGACAACTACCGGGACCAGATCGAGAGAGCGGCGGCAGTGCTGAACGGGATCAAGGCAAATGGGATTGCAGTCCTGTCCTTTGATACGCTGGCGGATGGCGTGAAGGTCTTGGCGGGTGTCGCCGCCGATCTTCAGGTTCCAGGAGCTTAA